From Phycisphaerae bacterium:
CTTGTGGAACGCCAGGATGTCCTTGGCCTTGGGATTGACCATGCCCCTGGCCATCGATTCGCTGCGGAGGTACTCCATGACCTTGGCCAGATCAACCTCCTTGGGACACCGCGAATGACAGGTCTCGCAGGTCAGGCACAGCCAGATGGCCTCCGAGCGCAGGGCCCGCTCCTCCATCTCCTTGCTACCCAGCTGGAGCAGGTGAAGGATCTGGCTCGGCGAGTAGTCCATCTCCTCGGCCAGCGGGCAACCGGCGGAACACTTGCCACACTGGTAACACTGAGCGGCCGATTCCCCGGTCGATTCCAGCACCCGGTCCGCGAGGCTGGCCGGCTGATGAAGCTCATGAACAGCTTGTGACATGGCGTCGGGTTACTCCCCAATGGTTGTTACAGACATCCTATAAGTGCCTTCACGATATCGCAAGGGCCAATCGTGAAAAAAGGCACCGTCTTCCGCACCCTCCCCGAACCATGCGAACACCTACCTTACAGTACGACCAGACA
This genomic window contains:
- a CDS encoding 4Fe-4S dicluster domain-containing protein; its protein translation is MSQAVHELHQPASLADRVLESTGESAAQCYQCGKCSAGCPLAEEMDYSPSQILHLLQLGSKEMEERALRSEAIWLCLTCETCHSRCPKEVDLAKVMEYLRSESMARGMVNPKAKDILAFHKSFLDCIKYTGRLYEVGLISDYKTRSWHFLQDLTAVPKLLKRGKMKFLPHLIEGRAAMSRIFHLTSQRKDNHE